The Thunnus maccoyii chromosome 9, fThuMac1.1, whole genome shotgun sequence genome includes a region encoding these proteins:
- the LOC121904105 gene encoding natterin-3-like: MDTMMMKLSVLFLLALQTPSSANPLDIKNTTEHSNVSLMNPHLDGGPEIAANGSMPRDLPLLSVAKLTQRRRVQSSSITADVGTTLEWVTWNNYLPNNAISIYNGYFDRIDYVCKYMCNAGFYNPSMGPYCHYPSAEKEYSGSPFEILVNKDNFEILEWKDDSYGSVPQNSVRTCPGEDTYVGKNKYGLGKVVTQDKAFYLPWKGYEYWYNYYQVLTINQNVISQQIYDVRYNTDESKILKYPPEIMRKTTISNYECHPVVKTDTLSKTHQVEYRWDITSSITFGVKTSIKAGIPLLFSVGIEFSTEETFQFSWENTVTEAVTDSVSVGLTAPPNHACMVNMVQYKYKADIPFTARLRRTYSNGEIRTMSIIGTYDSIQIGEVQAVVDRCEPLNSTPCP; this comes from the coding sequence TCTCCTTAATGAATCCACATCTAGATGGCGGGCCTGAAATCGCAGCTAATGGATCGATGCCAAGAGATCTGCCGCTGCTTAGTGTTGCTAAGTTAACGCAGAGGAGGCGGGTTCAGTCGTCCTCCATCACTGCTGACGTCGGCACCACCCTGGAATGGGTGACGTGGAACAACTATCTCCCCAACAATGCCATCTCAATCTACAATGGATATTTTGATCGCATTGACTATGTCTGCAAATACATGTGTAACGCTGGCTTTTATAACCCCAGCATGGGCCCTTATTGCCACTATCCCAGTGCAGAAAAAGAATATTCTGGTTCCCCCTTTGAGATCCTGGTGAACAAAGACAATTTTGAGATCCTGGAGTGGAAGGATGATTCGTACGGATCAGTGCCCCAAAATTCAGTCAGAACCTGTCCCGGGGAGGACACATATGTAGGGAAGAACAAATATGGACTTGGGAAGGTGGTTACTCAGGATAAAGCTTTCTACCTGCCTTGGAAGGGGTATGAGTATTGGTACAACTACTACCAGGTCCTGACCATCAATCAGAATGTAATCAGCCAGCAGATCTACGATGTCAGGTACAACACTGATGAGTCTAAGATCTTAAAGTATCCCCCAGAGATCATGCGCAAAACAACCATTAGCAACTATGAGTGCCACCCAGTGGTGAAAACAGATACCCTCTCAAAGACACATCAGGTGGAGTACAGGTGGGACATCACCTCTTCCATCACATTTGGTGTTAAAACTAGCATCAAGGCCGGTATTCCCTTATTATTCTCTGTAGGCATTGAGTTCAGCACCGAGGAGACATTCCAGTTCTCCTGGGAAAACACGGTGACGGAGGCCGTCACTGATTCTGTCTCTGTGGGGCTCACTGCTCCACCAAACCACGCCTGTATGGTTAATATGGTGCAGTATAAGTACAAAGCTGACATCCCATTCACAGCACGCCTCAGACGCACATATAGTAATGGAGAGATCCGCACGATGTCCATCATAGGGACGTACGACAGCATTCAGATTGGAGAAGTCCAGGCCGTGGTGGACCGATGTGAACCTCTAAACTCCACACCTTGTCCATGA